Below is a window of bacterium DNA.
CTCGAAGCTGACATTGCCGCCGAACCTGGTTCCCATGAACCCGCCGTAACTGTCGAAACTCGCTTTTCCGAAGTCCGCAGTGCGCCTGAACGTCGCTAGGCTAAAGTCCGCCTCGCCACCAAACCTCGCGCTCTTAAAGAAGACAGCCTCGCCGCCAAACGTCGAGCTCCAGAAATGCGCGTCACCGCTGAACGTCGCTCCCTCAAAGTCGGCGTCGCCTGTGAAGTCGGCCTTCTCAAACTGGGTCTCGCCGCTGAACGTCGCTCCCCCGAAGTACGCATCGCCACAGAATGTCGCTCTCCACAAATCCGCTTTGCCGAAGATAAAGGCTCGGTCAATGTAGGACCCGGGCAAAGAGAAACTCGCATGACTTTCGAAAATCAGGCCACGCAAATTGATTTCGCCGATCAGGCAGCCCAAACATCGTATCTCCGGCTTAAGAACCGGCCTTTCTCGTTTCTCACCGTCAACCCCGATTGAGCCTATTGGCAGGAACTGGCCGGTCGGATGTTCGTTCTCCGCCGCTGCAAGGGCATCGACGGTGAGAGCCTCGATGTAGCAGTGCTCAATCACTTCACCCTTGAGGATCTTCGCCGCGGCCTGCAGGGCGGTCAAATAGGCGTATCGCACATCTGGGTAGCGGTCGTATCTGATGTAGCCGGTGCGATTGCCGGCCTCGTCCACCTCCCACTCGACCTTGTGGCCGTCAGAATCGGTGTGCAGAACCTTATCTTCCGTCAAGCAACGTCTCCCAGTGGTTCGTGCCTCGTGGCATATAGATAGATAGTATCAGAGGGTGCAAGGAACGTCCACACGCCCGCAAAGACCCCAAGAATCAGATTCGAGGCAGGCGGCTCCATAGATGAACATTTTCGGCGGCTCCTGACAGGCGATGATTTGGACCGCGGTTGGTTCGTGGGCTGCGCCCGCTGGGTGATTCTGGAGTGCGGCGGCTTGACGCCGCTTTGGCTGGCCGCGGCCTGACGCGGCGTCATCTCTAACGACGAGCGATGATTCATCCTTCATGGTTCATACTTCCGAGATAGAGAACGTCCCACTCTCCGTGGCAGGGCTTCTAGACGGTCTATCAGAGGGTGGTGTCAAGCCACCACCAATGAAAGCGGCGTGAACCCGCCGCACTCCAAAAAGGCGCCCGCTTTGGCTCAATCTGATTATCTAGGACGGCAGATCCTGTTGTGTGTTGCCTCTTCTGTATGGCATCCTGAATGATGTAAGCGTAAAGCAAGCGAATTGCTGGATGTGGCGAGGCAATCTCTGGACACGGCAACAACGGGAACGAATGAAGATGATAGAAAGCGTCAAGAATAATCTCCAAAGCGTCAGGAACAGAATTGTGGCCGCGGCCGAGCGCGCCGGACGGTCGCCGGACGAGATAACGCTGGTCGGTATCTCCAAGGTTCAACCGATAGAGAAGGTCCAGGCGGCTGTGGATGCCGGACTTGTGCATTTGGGCGAGAACCGGGTGCAAGAGGCGGCTGGCAAGATCCCGCACATCGTGGGCAACGTTCACTGGCGTCTGGTTGGGCATTTGCAGCGTAATAAGGCGAAGAAGGCGGTCGAGCTTTTCGACACGATCGAATCGATCGACAGCCAGCGCATCGCGGAGGAGGTCTCGAGACGATGCGTGGATTTGGGTAAGAGAATTGACATCCTCCTTGAGGTCAATGTCGGCACAGAGGACGCAAAGGCCGGCATAGACCCCTCGCAGCTCGTCGGTCTGGCAAGGTTGTGTGCAAGCCTTCAGGGCATCGCGGTCAAGGGCATAATGGTCATACCGCCGTTCGATCCAGACCCTGAGAAGTCCAGACCTTATTTTCGCAAGTCCCGGCGCATGTTCGAGAATCTGAGGGATGCAGACATCGATGGCGCCGACATAAGCCATCTGAGCATGGGCATGAGCAACGATTTCGAGGTTGCGGTCGAGGAGGGCGCCACCATTGTCCGCGTTGGGACGGCCATCTTCGGCCCACGGATGTGAACACTTTTGAGTTTGCGGTTAGTGCCAGTTGCGAGACGACCCCGCACTGAGAGAACGCTGCCAGCCACGAACGAGCACGAGGCGGATTGTTGGTTGCGCCTCAGCTCGTGCTTAGGTATTCGTGGATGGCACGGGCAGCCAGCCGGCCATCGCCCATCGCAAGGATCACTGTCGCTGCGCCTCGCACGATGTCCCCGCCAGCATAGACGCCCTTGATGCTAGTCTCAGCGGTCTCGGGGTCTGCGATGATCTTACCCCTCTTGTCCGTGTCAAGACCT
It encodes the following:
- a CDS encoding YggS family pyridoxal phosphate-dependent enzyme gives rise to the protein MKMIESVKNNLQSVRNRIVAAAERAGRSPDEITLVGISKVQPIEKVQAAVDAGLVHLGENRVQEAAGKIPHIVGNVHWRLVGHLQRNKAKKAVELFDTIESIDSQRIAEEVSRRCVDLGKRIDILLEVNVGTEDAKAGIDPSQLVGLARLCASLQGIAVKGIMVIPPFDPDPEKSRPYFRKSRRMFENLRDADIDGADISHLSMGMSNDFEVAVEEGATIVRVGTAIFGPRM